Proteins from one Pongo abelii isolate AG06213 chromosome 7, NHGRI_mPonAbe1-v2.0_pri, whole genome shotgun sequence genomic window:
- the OSGIN2 gene encoding oxidative stress-induced growth inhibitor 2 isoform X2, with protein sequence MPLVEETSLLEDSSVTFPVVIIGNGPSGICLSYMLSGYRPYLSSEAIHPNTILNSKLEEARHLSIVDQDLEYLSEGLEGRSSNPVAVLFDTLLHPDADFGYDYPSVLHWKLEQHHYIPHLVLGKGPPGGAWHNMEGSMLTISFGSWMELPGLKFKDWVSSKRRNLKGDRVMPEEIARYYKHYVKVMGLQKNFRENTYITSVSRRYRDQDDDDSQDRDISTKHLQIEKSNFIKRNWEIRGYQRIADGSHVPFCLFAENVALATGTLDSPAHLEIEGEDFPFVFHSMPEFGAAINKGKLRDKVDPVLIVGSGLTAADAVLCAYNSNIPVIHVFRRRVTDPSLIFKQLPKKLYPEYHKVYHMMCTQSYSVDSNLLSDYTSFPEHHVLSFKSDMKCVLQSVSGLKKIFKLSAAVVLIGSHPNLSFLKDQGCYLGHKSSQPITCKGNPVEIDTYTYECIKEANLFALGPLVGDNFVRFLKGGALGVTRCLATRQKKKQHLFVERGGGDGIA encoded by the exons gaaaTGGACCCTCAGGAATATGCCTTTCTTATATGTTATCAGGCTACAGACCATATTTATCATCAGAAGCAATACACCCAAATACAATCTTAAATAGTAAATTAGAAGAAGCAAGACATCTTTCCATTGTTGACCAG GACTTAGAATACTTGTCTGAGGGCCTTGAGGGCCGATCATCCAATCCAGTTGCAGTACTTTTCGACACACTTCTTCATCCAGATGCTGACTTTGGGTATGATTATCCATCCGTTTTGCATTGGAAATTAGAGCAACATCATTATATCCCTCACTTAGTTCTTGGTAAAGGTCCACCTGGTGGGGCTTGGCAT AATATGGAAGGCTCCATGTTGACAATCAGCTTTGGAAGTTGGATGGAACTACCGGGACTTAAATTTAAGGACTGGGTATCAAGTAAACGAAG gaACCTAAAAGGGGATCGAGTTATGCCAGAGGAAATAGCTCGCTACTATAAACATTATGTAAAAGTCATGGGTCTTCAGAAGAATTTCAGAGAGAATACTTACATAACTTCCGTATCAAGACGCTACAGAGATCAAGATGATGATGATAGTCAAGACAGAGATATTTCAACAAAGCATTTACAGATAGAGAAGTCAAACTTTATCAAGAGAAACTGGGAAATTAGAGGTTATCAGCGAATAGCTGATGGTTCTCATGTTCCCTTCTGCCTCTTTGCTGAGAATGTAGCACTGGCAACTGGAACGTTGGATTCTCCTGCCCATCTGGAAATTGAAGGGGAagattttccttttgtgtttcaTTCAATGCCTGAATTTGGAGCTGCTATAAACAAAGGAAAGTTGCGTGACAAAGTGGATCCAGTGTTAATTGTAGGTTCTGGGCTTACTGCCGCTGATGCAGTACTGTGTGCTTACAACAGTAATATCCCTGTGATTCATGTGTTTCGCAGACGAGTAACTGATCCAAGCTTAATTTTCAAACAGCTTCCCAAAAAGCTGTATCCTGAATATCATAAAGTCTATCATATGATGTGTACTCAGTCATATTCTGTAGACTCAAATCTTTTATCTGATTATACCAGCTTTCCTGAGCACCATGTGCTTTCCTTTAAGTCGGACATGAAATGTGTTCTCCAAAGCGTTTCTggattgaagaaaatatttaagctGTCTGCAGCAGTAGTATTGATAGGTTCTCATCCTAATCTGTCTTTTCTGAAGGATCAAGGGTGTTACCTAGGCCATAAGTCAAGCCAGCCAATCACATGTAAGGGTAATCCCGTGGAAATAGATACATATACCTATGAGTGTATTAAAGAAGCCAACCTTTTTGCATTGGGTCCTTTGGTTGGAGACAATTTTGTTCGATTTTTAAAGGGAGGGGCGCTGGGTGTTACACGCTGTTTAGctacaagacagaagaaaaagcagCATTTGTTTgttgaaagaggaggaggagatgggatAGCTTAA